Genomic segment of Poecile atricapillus isolate bPoeAtr1 chromosome 8, bPoeAtr1.hap1, whole genome shotgun sequence:
CTTGGGGAGATGGAGGTGTCTGGAAAAGTGTTCCAGTAGGACATAGGTGTCCCTCAGTCCAAACAAAACTTTGTGAAGAGGGTGAGTAGTTCAGATAGCTGTTCACTAGTTCACAAGTCTGAGGGAAACTACAGGTTTGGTTAATTCGTATATATTATATCTCCAGGAAaaattttggaatattttctcAGTAGAGAACCCTTTGTTAATGAAAGCATCACGTTCATTTTTATAggcatatcccacaaaaatctgaGCCTATTCCCCTCCATTTTGTTGATAATatatcaaataataaaatattacaaGGGTTATTAAAAGGCTTGCCATTCAGTACCTATCAAAGGTACAGAACAAGTTGTAGGGAGAGCTGGGGACCTGAAGCCAAAAGCCCAAACATGGAAATTATACTTTTAGTTGAGATGAAGTGCAGGTACCATCAGATGAAGCTATCTTGGGTAATCTGGCATGACGTGGTGTCAAAAAAGCACACACAGTGAGTCACTAGGAGAGTATGTACAAATCAGAGCTTTCCCTGAtcctctcccccatcccaccatGGGGGGAGTGAGCTGGCAGCTGTGTGGTGCTTAGCTCCTGGCTGGCCTTAAACCACGACAAGTACAGATGATTCAGTTCTGCAGGAAGAGGAGAAGTGAAGAACAAAGCCTAGAACTGTTACCATTACAATATTTTTCTTGATAAGGTTTTTGCGGAAAAGTAGTTGCAGGTCCCTGATCAATAGTGATGGATAGGCAACAAATGGAAGTCAAACCAAAATGTAGTCATGGCCTGAGAAGACATGGAATATATGCAATGTGTCTCTGTACTTTGCTCTAAAATTATAAAACAAGGCAGTGTAGCCAGAACCAGCATCTGACcttccacttcttttttttccccaagaaaaaaaactgaagaCTCTTGCCCATCCTTGACGTATTCCATACCTACTGCCAAATCTGCACTCCCCCACTCAGACATAATCCCAAAATAGGATGTGATGCCTTTCCCGTTGACAAAGCCATAAGTCACAGTGAGCAAGACACGCTCAACATTCTCCAATCAGTTAAATGAAAAGAGCTCTCCCCCTCTGTTTCCCATCACTTCAGCAGTCATTATATCTCACATTAATTAATATAGGCACTAGGAAGTGAGATGATAAATTACAAAACCCCATTAACCTGATTCTGTCCAAACTGGTAAAATATGGCAGCTTGTACATTAGACAAACCTTCTTTGCTAACGTGGGAGTCCTCATGCCTGAACTCTGTTAAAGCAGCAGCCCtgagaaagtatttttaatgtgtgtATGTATGGAATGTATATCAACGTGCGTGAACAGTGCACGCCTGTGGGAACATCAGAATTCATTAGATCAGTCTGATATGAGATATATTGAACAGGTTCCATCTGACATATGTTACTGGGTTGTTCTGTCCACTCCCAGCGGAGTGAATCATATTGACAAGTTGAATTATATCTCAAGAGatatttttctcccctcctccaAAGGCCATTTGCAATCACGGCACATCCACTGCCTCTTAAAAGTGAGCTCATCTGGTGCTGGTCGCATTGAAGTCCTCCACCGTGCCTGAAGGAAGGATGCTTTTGGGCGCTGGGAGCGTGGAGAAGATGTGGtctgcccagctgtgcctggcagTGCTAACCATCCTGACCATGGCTCTGTGTGTCCCATCTACGCATGGAGACCCTTTTTTACTCCAAGGTAAGCTGGAATACAGGCTACATGACACAGGTAGGTGGTTACCTTTTTGTTTGCTGCTTGCCATGGCCAATGCAAGACACttttctgggaaagaaaacaaaatgaaccCCGAGCTGTACTGAACAATCTGTTAACATGGGTGCTAATGAGAGGCTTTTTCATATTCTCATGAGCTAAAGCTGtccttctgctctgcagctggctGTATGACACCTTCTGATAATCAGTGAAAATATCAGATCTGTTGAAATCTGGTAAGGGTAACTCTTTCtctcccattaaaaaaaataaaataaaaataaaaataaaatatcagagAGTAGCAATTCCAGTATGTACCATATGAGATTTGACAGCTCATAAATGTCAGTAGTACAGCAATGCtgaactttcttttcttcacagAACTTCTTTTTATATGTACTTCTtcagtaatttaaattaatcttaACTTGAATTTATACTGCAAGCAAATGTCAATCATTAGTGCTCTTTCTCAAAGAGGCTTGGcagtggaagaaaagaaagagctgCTAAATATAGGCTTGAAAATAACATTGCTTTTCAAATGATTTTTCCTCTTATATCacctatttatttttgtaattacaACCAAAACATTCCCCAGGCCTCTCTATCTAAATCCTGCTTCTGTTTAGCTTTTACTGGAGTGTTTATAGCATtggttttggtctttttttttccctgtagcaaatcccccaaaaaactataagtaactattttaaaattgtaaCTGTCCTTCATTCTTAGGACTGAGGTTTATGGCACTCCATGCTAACTGCAGGTTGCTCTGCTCGCTCCCCTGGGTTTATTTCCAGAGATCGCAATCGGGACCAGCAGCTTCAGCCGCAGCGTGAGGCAGGGTTGAGTCTGGCCAAACACGTAAAACATCCCTTTGGCCAGTGTCCCTCAGCTTCTGCAGATTTATGTGACATTGGCTAATGGAGCTGATTCCCTCATACTCCTGAGCATCCTTCAGGCTCATCTGGTGCAACATTTCGTTTCATGTGTACCAAGAATAATCGCATTCATCCCCTCAGAGATAGACATATGAGACTGCATTGAGCTGAAGTCCTAAAGAtcctggaagaagaggaaaaaaagcctttctgtagaatattaatattttccatggaattctgtAGGCATCTTCTAGGGCTCTGTAGGGTCTGGGTGTAGGGTAGGGCTGTTCAGACCAAAGATTTTTTGAATGGCCCCTCTCCCTATAAAGTCTGCTCCTGATCTATCATTCTCAAAAATTAGTGCAACATTCTAGTCTCAGAGGACTCTGGAAATCTGttgagcagggctggcagggtcTCAGAACCTTCAAGGCACTgagctgccccatcccctgTGTCTGTTGGTTTCTGCTGAACCCTTGACCTTCACAACCATTCATTTGAGGGCATAGCCACAACCACTAAAGTAAAACCACTGAGAAAGTGACCTAAAGGGGCCTCTTAGAGAGCTCCAAATTGCTTTAagacagcagcctggggaggtttttcctggaaaaattctGCATGGTCTTGCTTTAAGTTCCTCCACACTTGAACTCTGTTCAGGAGGAATCCTTCAGTACCGCTGGCAATCAGACAGAGAAGCCCCAAGGCCGAGTGAGCTCAAGGAagggctctggggctgcagggctttTCAGCCCAGTGAGGAGGGGCTTCCCACCTCTGTCATCCCTGGGAAGGTGCAGGGAGTGAGCGGGGGAACTCCTGCAGCTTTGAGAAGAGAGGATGTTGTGGGTGCCTGTCTGGCTTTGCAGAGGCGCCATTCCACCCACCTTGCAGAAGAGCTCGGGACTGTGTAAATCAAGGTGGTGCCTCCAGCTTCTGCAGTCATGCTGATGAGGCTGCAGGGGGACTGgacagcagcccagggctggcagggagggctcCCCATCCCACACCCTTCCCTGTGCAGCCCTCACTGCCTGGACGTTTTATTCTGTGCTCACACACCTTCCTTTTCCACCCTGATGAGTGCTGACAGGAGACATTTTCATTCCACTTCTTAGCCTTCTTAATTTGATTAAGAGATTAATTGCATCAATTGATTAATTGATTCTTAATTTGATGAGATTGAAAAAGATATGTTTTATGCGCTGCAGAGAACCGAGTGCTGCCAGAGAGAGAAGACACAAATCACGAGGACACATTGCTGACTCTGCTTCTTAATAAGAAATTCGCATGGCGGAGGCCAGAAAATATTGGTAAGTGAAGAGGAGATCTCTGCTTCTTGAATCTGTGTTTGCATGAATGCAAGGAACCTGCTTCTCAGGTTCTTCAGAAATACCAACTGCTCAGCAAGTGGAAACAGCACTGGGTATGGGGCCTACTTGTGATTAATGTCAGATGCTCTCCATCATGGGACTCTGGGACATGCTTTTTGCAAAGTAAAGCCACCAAAAACCAGGTACCCTAGATCCTCAGCCACTCAAGATTTTTCTGGGAACATAagtaaaaacaagaaaattttcTGCTGAGTCCCTGTGGCCCTACTGTCCCTTAGATATTGTGTGCATTGCCCAGGGCATGGACCAGCTTTGGGAGTCACCTCTCTGCCCACACCCCAAACAGCCCTGTGTGCTTTTGAGAGACAGCAGCATCGTGTTAtcctttggggcagggggattTCGCCAAGATTTTCCAGTGAGATCCCTTGGGGTCAGGTGTAGTTCAGGACAAAGGCAGGGGGAGCTCCTGGCCTGGGCCTAAGCCTCTGCTACTGCTGGAAGAGATTGAGACAGCTGGCTTTTCCCACCCAGCCACCAAAGATGGGCCAGGGATGGGCTCTTCCTGGTCTGTGCTCTATGAACAGACATCAAATTTAAAAGCCACCCACCTGTGGCTAAACTCAGACCTGCTGAAGAGAAACTTGGGCTTTCCCTGATGAGGCACAGCGATCACAAGCACCAAATGGATTAGAGAGGTCAGCTATTCCCATGGCCACTGCAGCCAGGGGAGGGTTTGGGCTGGACGTGGTGGTCTCggagcagggagctgccctTCCCTGTGAAAACAGCTGAGAGGGGTCCCAGCAAAAACCTTATGAAAACCCATTTATCAAACTCACTCAGTGCTCTTCCCCAGACCCTTGTTAATGCAGCAAGGCAGTGGTTAAACGAGCCTGggacaaataaataaacataaataaatcaaGCCTTTATGCTAACAAAGGCATTCTTCTTGCAAGGGGGATGCATtcaagaaataacatttttatgaTAAGTTTATGGATTATTGCACTTATTACTCCTAGAGGAAAGGCTGCATTTTATGCCAGACAATTGAATATAATGAATCTCTGAGCAGAGTACAGACAGAGGATTTACAGCAGGCAGTTTCTCAGGGCTTCCTCCATAAATTAACTTCCTTCTCCCTGAGATAATCTGTTCCAAATTTCAGCCGCTGTTCATTTTCTATTCATAGCAGTCACTGGCCAAACTTACAGTTTGCAAAAAATCAAGCCAAAACAAGCACTTGAAACTCGGAAAGAGGTaaaaatgttaataataataataataataataataataataataataataataataatagtaatagtaatactTAAGTGACACTTTTGACTTACAGATATGCCAGGGTCTGTCTGTCTCTACCTTATGGGTATGTAAAGACATACATAGCAGAAATCTGCCTGAGGTCATTGCTGATAGTGCCAGGAACAGAGCCCACACCTTCTGATtccacccccacccccatcccCGTCTCATCTCTCAAATCGAATCCTGATGTAATGGATTTGCTTAGGAACTTCTGCTTTCACCGTTGGATGAATATCAGAAAACATTCAGGATTTTTCAACAAAACTGTTTCTTTCTTGAAGGAGAAACCAAGAAGGCAGTCAGCTCTTTCTTGGCACCCTCCTGCTCAGtttcaaatgttaaaaaaaacaaaaaaaaacccagtctgGCAATGTGTCTGTGTGCTGAAGTCTTATCTGAAATCTGAAATCAAGGGGAATTATGTCTTAAATCCTCCTGATGATCCAGACCAATGCCTGCTGCCATGTTAGGAATAAAGAGGCATCTCCAggcctgtttttttttttttgttgttgtttgcttgTGGGGCCCAGCAAAAACATTCTTCTAGCTCTTTCCTGGCTCTTCTGCTCATTTTAGTGCATTTTTTCCCAACCTAGCACTTAAAACCAGTTGATCATTTTGCACTCTCCTTCCAGGAGAGCTACTGTAGCCAGTCACTCAGCTTTGACTGTGCCCATCTCTCTTATTAAAGAATTAACTGATTTTGACATCAGTTTGGGTCTGGAATAAGGTACCTCAGTCCTCAAGAGAAGTGAGACTGAAATTCCCCACCCCTGCAGCTTTCTCCTTTGCTATTCCAGGCTCTTCTGAGTTCCGCTGGATGTTTCAGATGCTGTTCTTAGGCCCCTAACTCTCCCCTCTTTCTGCATGGGCAGTTCATTCATGCACCGGCATAGGTTTTTGACAGTAGTAGAGTACTGACTAGCCTTGAGATCTCTAAGTCTGATCTATGAGGCTGGGCCCCAAGTCCTCATGCTCCCCTAACATTTACAAGTGTGGAACCTGTCCACTTACTGCTATATGACTTTTCCTGTTGCTCCTCTCTGCCAGCCTGGATCTTTGCTGATTTATAAATCAATAAGTTATGCTAGGCTAAATTAGTGTCTTCTGACTTCTGCCTTCATGGGTGATGTGAGGATAAACAAGTCTTAAAGGAAGCAATGGGATTTCATATAAAAGCCAGTGGCAGAAAAGCCAGCATTGGAGGTTTGCAGTTAGCaggataaaaattaaaaagcaacaaaGTTTCACCTGAATTGGTATCACACAGTATGTGACCTCATAGGGAAAATTCCCCTATGGCCTGGTGAGCAGTAAAGAAGCCTCCCTCATAATGGAGAATTAGGATAAGATCCCATAGGGTTCAGCAGAGAAAAACCTGCTTTTCTGTCTGTTTCTGCTGTCATTCATTTGAAGATCACTAGCAGGAGTTAAATGATAACTAGGTCTTAGCTTTGTTGTAActtgtctttgccctctggagAGGGCAAATGAAGAAATGGTTTTTAATTTGAGCTTTGGGAAGCAATGCAGATGCTGATGTTACTCTCTCCCTCTTGCAGACTGGGAGCTGGCAAGGAAATTTGAAGAGCTTGAAGAGGTGAGAAGAACAAATGCACAGACACATAGATGCATGTTCTTGCATGGGCAGTTAAACAATGTTGTAAGCTGTCTTTATGCCCTATCCTTCCATCTTTCCATCCTGCTACCCTTCCCCCTGCTGCTATAATTTAAGCATGGattgagaaaagggaaaagcagaaccTGGGCTAAACATCTGCAcaagctggaaaaggcaaaaagagaACAGGGATATAGACTGGTGAAATAAAAGCTGATCAGCTCCTGCCTCTGTCACCAGtgaaaggccagggaaggccaaGCCAAGAAAGAATTAAGCACCAAAGGACATCTCCATAGGAGAAAAGGGAGTGGGAAGAGGAGGTTGTGCTGCCTTCCTAGGCATTGTATGAGCTGGCTGCATTAGGTAACAGGTTGAAGTTGGAGGGAAAGCCACACTGCCTGCCTAAACCAGaattttttctctgcttgtaAGAGCAGCCCTACTCAAGGTCAGAGCCTTTCTGGGTTTATCAAAGCACACATATACAAATACCTACACCTGCTGCCTAGGAACAGGGAAAGGTCTGTAGCAACCTTGGCGTGACTCCCActgtgctccaaaccctgcaaGCAGTGGAagtacttttttccccttctcagGCCAGGTTCAGTTGTTCCAGCTGTTTGCATGGGTGCTGGAGGTCACGCTAAGTTCTACATGGCACTTTTCATTTCAGACTGAAAAGCCCCCAGTGCATCATGCCATACAGGAGGCTGCCAGGCCCTACACTAGCCTCTCACTCCAGTGCTGAGGGACATAAGCTCTGACTTTCTGAGAgcatctctgccagagcagaaGTTGGGataaaggctgtggatgttccCAGTCCACAGGAAAAGAGTAGCTAAAGATGACGAAATGCAGCAGACTGCCCACATTATTACCAAGGGAAGAACtgtgagggagagagaggaaggacAACCAAGGGCAATGGAGTAGCAATGCCCTCTGCTGCAGTGCCTGGATGCCTGCAGacctcctgccccagcactgtCCTGACTCTCTGTCCTGCAATCTCCTTCTACACAGCCTCCTCTCCACAGGGACTCACACAGAGGGTGGAGGGAAAGAGCAGGGTGTGCCCACACCACTGCCACCAAACAAGCAGCTTAATGAAGGAGGCCATGAGGGTAGGAGTGCTCCAAAGGCAGATCCTCTGGGAATGGTCCTGCTCCAGGGAACACTCTATCCTTCCCAGTGATGCTGCCAGCCAGTCTACATGTAGCCCCTTTGCCCTGCATTTCCCAGCACTCTGTGGAGCTCCTCATGGAGGGGCCCTTGTTTactgctgtgtttgtgtttaaaCAGCTGGAGAAGTTGAAGGATCAGCTCTCAGCTGAGGATGGGTCAGAGGTGGCCTATGCCTTGGAAAGTCTCTCAGCATCCCAGCCCAAAAAACGCGGTAGGTTTTGAATTTGAGCCTTGCAGCCATCCTGTCCACTCTCATTTCCAGGGCTTCCTTTGTGCAACAAAGACAGCCACAGTAAACATGCCCCAAATATGTTGAAAAACAGCTGGCTGACAGCTTTTTGAGCAGTCCTGGCCTTCTCTTATGGCTGGCTGGTTTAGCAGTTGGTGAGCAGGATTGTGTTCCCCAACTCTGTCTGCTGTTGAGGCAGATACACCAGGTCTGCACACCCAGGACCTCGTGGAGGCAGGCAGTGTCACATCCTGCTTCCCACAGAGGAACGTGGGGTTATATGAGCCATGAGTGCTGCCCTGGAGTGGGGGAGTTGTGTATGAACATGTCCCCACCGTGTACCCCTCGCCTTGCTCTGGCCTCAAAGCAACTGCTGCAGGCATAATGAGGCATGTGGACTGCAGGCATTCCCCTCTGCCAAGGTCAGTGCCTCCccacagagaaaaaaggagCGCTTGTCTGCTGCTGAAAAACAGCTAAAAAGGATGTGGAAATCAACCAAGAATGCAGGGAACTAAGATCTGGTATGTCCCCCAGCTGGTCTCCAAGCTTTGTCCAGTCTGTATCCAGTGACTCAGGAGCATATTGCACCACTGCTCCCGTGAAGCTGCCCCTGACAAGCACATGGACAATGCTGCTCATGCTGGCTACCAATGGATTCCTCCACAAAGCAGTAGCAGCTGTGAACCAGAAGTCACTGATGACAGATCTGGCCTAAAAACAAAAGAGCTGGTTCTGCCCTTAGCCCACATGTTCTGTGCACGTGGAAGCTGACAACTGCCAGACAGCCAAGAGAAAATCCCTTTGTGCAAGGCTTGTTTACATGCTTAGGTGATCCTTGGGCAGTATGCAATTTATAAGCACCCCTGGAGGCTGTCATTAATTTGGCTGCTGCAATTCATGCCCCCACCAGTCTGGAAGGTTTAATGTAGATAAAACTACTTCCCATTGCCACGTTTAAGTCAGATTCTGACATAAATGAAAGCAGAGAATTGTTGTCTTCATCTAGTGTCCTTCCAGTCTGGGGGGAGCTCATGTCTCAGCATGAGCACTGCTGATTCAGtaggagatttttttccaagatcCTGGTTTCAAAAACCAGGTATAAATCTCTTATCATACTTGATAACAGGAAACTCACATGGAATTCATGCTGGTTGTGATACAGTTACTTTTTCCAACACCAAAATATGCATCTTTCCCTAATTTAGTCTTGTTTAAAGATTCTACAGAAATCAGTGTTGTTTGGAGGATGGTTGGTAGCAGAAAGGTAGTGACTGGGTTTAAAAAAGAGTAACAACCAGATCCAATCTCTCCAAGTCAGTATCCTGCTCTTCCAGTCAGCCACAGGTGAAAACCCCTGCACACACCCCTGAAGCAGCAAAACTGCTGACCAgcagacaggaaagaaaaagatggtTCCTGACATTgctgaattaaaacaaaaggaaaccTTTTAAATCAAGAAACATGAAGACAACTTATACCCCATGTTTACACTATGAGTGGCTAAAAGAAACACCTTCTAAAAGTGTTATATGAACTCAAAGCTGGTTACTGAGATGTGTCCTGAAAGCACAATGCTGGCTGCATGCTCCAGCTCTCTCAACACATGGGTCTTTTGAAACCTTCTCCAGGGCTAGAGTGGGAAGCTGAAAAAAGGCCTTTGTATGCtgacatcttttttttttttattccttcacaGCCTGCTTTTGGAAATACTGCATCTGAAGGCTTGTGAGGACTGGAGGGTGAAGATAAGCCCTTCCCCAAACTGCCTTGCTGGGTATAAACGTGTTAAGAGTTTGTTCTGTTCCCTCATTGTGCTGCTAATTTGGAAGCCATCCTCCACAACTGCACCACAGCCAAGACTAGCAGGGGTCATGACAGGAGCTGGCAGCCCACTGCCActctctcctgctctcttcCAGGTTTAACCTACCATGGTCTTCTACTCAGAAGATGTTTCCCAACTTTCTGTGCTGTCCTGTGTGTGCCATTCAGGCTGCTACCACTGTACACTCTCCCCCTTCTCACCAGGTCCCCTGAGGCACCAAACACTGACTCAGTTTCCCCGGGCTTGGGGCTCTGGGCACccctgcaggctctgctctcAGTGGTCTCTGGGTTTCCTGTGGCCTCCTGGGCAGgtctgtgctgccctgctggcCGCTGCTGGGACAAGGCAGGCTGGGTGTGATGTGAAGGGCTCAGGGCTGGATTgctgagccagagctgctcctcgcCGTGTCCCACAGTGTGCACAGGGGAGGGCAGGCAGACAGCTCTGGATCCTTTGGATACCATTCCAATAAAGATTTTTTGTTGCACAGAAGCATGTGTTATTTGCTTTctcagcccctgcagggacccAAAGTGCAGCACATTTCCCTTGATGTCGGCTCTTATTACCTTAATGGTTCATGTGGAGTTCACAATGGAAGAAAGGCTCCCATTAAACACCTAGGGCTTGAATGTGTCTGAGAAACAGACCCTTCCTTTTGGCCAGGATCGGGAATGAGACCTGGGTCTTTTTCATAGGTATTTATGGGATACTGTCCTCATTGGACTGGACCAGACCCACTGGTTTTTTTTACCTACTCACTCCAAAGAGATGTTTTGAGAAGAGATTTTTGGTTCACCTGGCTGGTCAATGCAGGTGCTAGCTGGCCTTTTCTAATGCAGAATTACATCTGGCCCTGTCCAAAAGGAAATGATCACAATCCATTAGTGATTCCTGTGTATATTCATTTCAAGTCACATTA
This window contains:
- the UTS2B gene encoding urotensin-2B is translated as MLLGAGSVEKMWSAQLCLAVLTILTMALCVPSTHGDPFLLQGKLEYRLHDTENRVLPEREDTNHEDTLLTLLLNKKFAWRRPENIDWELARKFEELEELEKLKDQLSAEDGSEVAYALESLSASQPKKRACFWKYCI